One Salminus brasiliensis chromosome 5, fSalBra1.hap2, whole genome shotgun sequence DNA segment encodes these proteins:
- the LOC140556169 gene encoding mitogen-activated protein kinase kinase kinase 5 isoform X1, whose protein sequence is MYTTERRRMSLHEVKRKDPVRVSAGCLWQDPLAIELSSTSKTSVSPRSRSRALSVVYIAVEDSSLAQTEENLSLRCLREACADSHALLHTLPFACIALGTTDTLDDFYNADVAVVEMSDSFRQPSLFYHLGVRESFSMTNNIILYCNKQENDLQVLKEQCGSYTFIPYMVSPQGKVFACDANLMRGIKELLQPSFTIEPLLTPLVDRLVKLLESVHIHASEYFHESIRRDIRMARERFSGQALSQELGRIQKRLDTVELLSADVVMSLLLSYRDIQDYESIINLVETLNNLPMCMVAAQPNIKFQYIFALNRRNCPGDRAKALSVILPLVESGEQVASDVYCLCGRIYKDMFMSSGFLDIHSRDQACYWYGKAFEMEPALHSGINIVVILMAAGHEFDTSIELRKIGVTLSSLLGRKGSLEKMQDYWDVGFYLGAGILANEHKKVIEASEKLYRLNAPMWYLGSVMETYILYKQFAKPPEVRHPKQDMVDFWMELMVQACKPTVSTAHCPVLILEPTKVFQPSIVSVNEEDQSRTVQLRHVAPLKKGLHKWTFPASAIRGVSISKFDERSCFLYVLYNSDDFQLCFPSDLHCNGFCELVSSLIGQSEASVDDPGPDSGGVLEYIYEKGENGEKVVLGRGTYGVVYAGRDPNNQVRIAIKEIPEKDSTYSQPLHEEIALHKRLKHRNIVQYLGSVSEGGFIKIFMEEVPGGSLSSLLRSQWGPLKDNEPTIVFYTKQILEGLKYLHDNQIVHRDIKGDNVLINTYSGVLKISDFGTSKRLAGINPCTETFTGTLQYMAPEIIDQGPRGYGKPADIWSLGCTIIEMATGKTPFHELGSPQAAMFKVGMFKIHPSVPESMSVEAKTFIMCCFEPNPDKRATASELLKNAFLKGSPRKRTKLMPDSAGSETISSVEYQRSMSVPIVVQDMDNTRTDLSSSLDLRRTTSHVRGGDISESPPSSNSFLAVPEEPPADTASSAVSGENLGLFLLRKDSERRDTLHRVLTDHISLVVGHMQESLPQTEEPSITSEHIKQLIGCLRENIRSPDKKQLTNRLLKLRSSLHTDAVPLSSLQAALFSFQDAVKKVLRQRQVKPHWMFALDNLLRQAVHDAINVLLPELKLQLQSSFEMEEGSPDSEKPRKSTQEPAGGSHHTEGKDLSKHPEKQGVEATSPSLSNGLLSSCSPLVQEFTQLCQETRRLLTQLSEKEKEYQELLRNSMQSKQEEIDALKVKAALESNGNKLVCQNAQTLPMVRWLRAVPVDEHTISTLLAHGFTLDSLLHMACKDDLRYCGIKGGMLCRLWRTISTQRTSHLSSVSEESEETIL, encoded by the exons ATGTACACGACGGAGCGCAGGCGCATGAGCCTGCACGAAGTCAAGCGGAAAGACCCTGTCCGAGTTTCGGCTGGATGTTTATGGCAGGACCCTCTGGCTATCGAGTTGAGCTCTACGAGTAAAACCTCGGTTTCGCCCCGCAGCCGGAGCCGAGCCCTGTCGGTGGTGTATATCGCCGTGGAGGACTCGTCATTGGCCCAAACGGAGGAGAACCTGTCCCTGCGCTGCCTGAGGGAAGCCTGCGCAGACTCGCACGCGCTCCTGCACACACTCCCCTTTGCCTGCATAGCACTGGGCACCACGGACACACTGGATGATTTCTACAACGCAG ATGTTGCAGTTGTTGAAATGAGTGACTCTTTTCGGCAGCCTTCACTCTTCTATCACCTCGGCGTGAGAGAGAGTTTCAGCATGACCAATAACATAATACTGTACTGCAACAAGCAAGAGAACGACCTTCAAGTGCTTAAG GAGCAGTGTGGGAGCTATACCTTCATCCCATACATGGTGTCTCCTCAAGGAAAGGTGTTTGCTTGTGATGCAAATCTTATGCGGGGGATCAAGGAGCTTTTGCAGCCAAGCTTTACCATCGAACCCCTGCTGACCCCTTTAGTGGACCGCTTGGTAAAGCTATTGGAGAGCGTGCATATCCACGCAAG CGAGTACTTCCATGAGTCTATCCGACGGGACATCCGCATGGCACGGGAGCGTTTCAGTGGGCAGGCCCTGAGCCAAGAGCTTGGACGTATCCAGAAGCGTCTGGACACTGTAGAGCTCCTCAGCGCGGACGTTGTCATGAGCCTTCTGCTGTCGTACCGTGACATCCAG GACTACGAGTCTATAATTAATCTGGTGGAAACCCTGAATAACCTGCCAATGTGCATGGTGGCAGCACAGCCAAACATCAAATTTCAGTACATATTTGCTCTGAACAG GAGAAATTGCCCTGGAGACCGTGCCAAAGCCTTATCAGTCATTCTGCCCTTAGTCGAGTCAGGAGAACAGGTGGCATCAGATGTGTACTGCCTCTGTGGACGCATTTACAAGGACATGTTTATGAGTTCTGGCTTCTTGGACATACACAGCCGTGACCAGGCCTGCTACTG GTATGGTAAAGCCTTTGAGATGGAGCCTGCTCTTCACTCAGGCATCAACATTGTTGTCATCCTCATGGCTGCCGGCCATGAATTTGATACCTCTATTGAGCTGCGCAAGATCG GCGTCACTCTAAGTAGTCTGCTTGGCCGGAAAGGCAGCTTGGAGAAGATGCAAGACTACTGGGATGTTGGCTTCTACCTCGGGGCTGGGATTCTGGCCAATGAGCACAAGAAGGTCATAGAGGCCTCTGAGAAACTCTACCGACTCAATGCCCCAATGTG GTATCTGGGTTCGGTCATGGAGACGTATATCCTGTACAAGCAGTTTGCCAAACCACCAGAAGTAAGGCACCCCAAGCAGGACATGGTGGACTTTTGGATGGAGCTAATGGTTCAAGCATGCAAGCCTACTGTGTCCACCGCCCACTGCCCT GTCCTAATCTTGGAGCCTACTAAGGTATTCCAGCCCAGTATTGTAAGTGTGAATGAGGAGGATCAAAGCCGCACAGTGCAACTGAGACATGTTGCTCCATTGAAG AAAGGTCTCCATAAGTGGACTTTCCCTGCATCAGCGATTCGTGGAGTGAG CATTTCGAAATTTGATGAGCGGAGCTGCTTCCTATATGTCCTTTACAACTCTGATGATTTCCAGCTGTGCTTTCCCAGTGATCTGCACTGCAATGG ATTCTGTGAGCTAGTGAGTTCTCTGATAGGTCAGAGTGAAGCTTCAGTGGATGACCCTGGCCCTGACAGTGGAGGGGTGTTAGAG TACATATATGAAAAAGGGGAGAATGGAGAGAAGGTGGTGCTCGGGAGAGGCACTTACGGAGTTGTGTATGCTGGGAGAGACCCGAACAATCAAGTGCGCATTGCCATCAAGGAGATCCCAGAGAAGGACAGCAC GTACTCCCAGCCGCTTCATGAAGAGATAGCCTTACACAAGAGGCTGAAACACCGCAACATTGTCCAGTACCTGGGTTCGGTCAGCGAAGGTGGCTTCATCAAGATTTTCATGGAGGAAGTGCCTGGAG GAAGCCTGTCCTCACTCTTAAGGTCACAGTGGGGTCCTCTGAAGGATAATGAGCCCACTATTGTCTTCTACACCAAGCAGATCCTGGAAGGACTGAAATACCTCCATGATAATCAGATTGTTCACAGAGATATCAAG GGTGACAATGTCCTGATTAACACATACAGTGGCGTACTCAAGATATCTGACTTTGGAACATCTAAAAGACTAGCAGGAATCAACCCTTGTACAGAGACGTTCACAG GTACTCTGCAGTACATGGCTCCAGAGATTATAGACCAGGGCCCACGGGGATACGGAAAGCCAGCTGATATCTGGTCTTTGGGCTGTACGATTATTGAGATGGCCACTGGGAAAACCCCCTTTCATGAGTTGGGAAGCCCACAGGCTGCAATGTTTAAG GTGGGCATGTTTAAGATCCACCCCAGTGTGCCAGAGTCCATGTCGGTGGAGGCCAAAACTTTCATAATGTGCTGCTTCGAGCCTAACCCAGACAAGAGGGCCACAGCCTCTGAGCTGCTGAAGAATGCCTTCCTTAAGGGCAGTCCCAGGAAAAGGACCAAGCTCATGCCAGACTCAGCTGGGTCTGAGACTATCTCATCTG TAGAGTACCAGAGGAGCATGTCTGTGCCAATAGTGGTGCAAGACATGGACAACACCAGgactgacctgtccagctccCTTGACCTGAGGAGAACCACGTCCCATGTCAGAGGAGGTGACATCTCAGAGAGCCCTCCCAGCAGCAACAGCTTTTTGGC TGTGCCAGAGGAGCCTCCGGCGGATACAGCGAGTTCTGCTGTGTCGGGAGAGAACCTAGGCCTTTTCTTGCTGAGGAAGGACAGTGAGAGGAGAGACACTCTGCACAGGGTCCTTACTGACCACATCAGCCTTGTAGTGGGCCACATGCAGGAGTCATTGCCGCAG ACTGAAGAACCTTCTATTACCTCAGAGCACATCAAACAACTGATTGGCTGTCTTAGAGAGAATATCCGATCGCCAGACAAAAAACAGCTCACCAACAGACTCCTGAAACTGCGCTCCAGTCTGCATACTGACGCAGTGCCTCTCAGCAGCCTGCAGGCAGCGCTCTTCAGCTTCCAGGATGCT GTAAAGAAGGTGCTGCGACAGCGGCAGGTGAAGCCTCATTGGATGTTTGCTCTGGATAACCTTCTCAGACAGGCTGTGCATGATGCTATCAATGTGCTGCTGCCAG AGCTAAAACTGCAGCTGCAGTCATCTTTTGAGATGGAGGAGGGATCTCCTGATTCAGAAAAACCCAGAAAGAGCACTCAGGAACCAGCTGGAGGGTCCCACCACACTGAGGGCAAGGACCTGTCCAAGCACCCAGAGAAGCAGGGAGTGGAGGCCACAAGTCCCAGTCTGTCCAATGGCCTCCTCAGCAGTTGCAGCCCACTCGTACAAGAATTTACCCAGTTATGCCAGGAGACCAGAAG gttgcTGACTCAGCTGAGCGAGAAGGAGAAAGAATACCAGGAGCTTCTGAGGAACTCCATGCAAAGTAAACAGGAGGAGATAGATGCCCTAAAGGTCAAGGCTGCATTAGAGAGCAATG GTAATAAGCTTGTGTGCCAGAATGCTCAGACCCTGCCCATGGTGCGCTGGCTGAGAGCAGTACCAGTGGATGAGCACACCATAAGCACA CTTCTGGCTCATGGGTTCACCCTGGACAGCCTGCTGCACATGGCCTGCAAAGATGATCTGAGATACTGTGGCATCAA AGGCGGGATGTTGTGTCGTTTATGGAGAACCATCTCCACACAGAGGACGTCTCACCTGAGCTCGGTGTCTGAGGAAAGTGAAGAAACCATATtgtaa